The nucleotide window GCCAGCCGAGATCGAGCAGTGGATCGCCGACGGTCGCCAGTTCCCAATCGATGATCGCTGCGAGTTCCGCCGAGTCGTTGCGGAACATCACGTTTGCCAGATGGAAATCGCCGTGCAGGATGCCAGTGCGCGACGGCGCGGGGCGATTCGCTTCGAGCCACTCCGCGACCTCGACCACACCCGGCAACGAGGCCGGACCGGGCCAGCCCGCATGCACCTGGTAATGCTCCAGTTGCGAGCGCCAACGCGCGACCTGGCGTTCGAGAAAGCCTTGCGGTTTGCCGAAGTCGCCGAGACCGACGGCCAATGGATCGACTTCGCCGAGCCGCAGCAGCGCATCCACCATCGAGTAGCCCATGCGTTCTTGCGCTTGCGGCTGCGCATGAAATGTCGGCAACGCCGCAGCGGAAGCGTTGAAGCCTTCCACGGGCGCCATCAGATAGAACGGAGCGCCGAGCACCGTGTCGTCGACACACGCGCCGAACAACTTCGGATGCGGCACCGCCGTTTCCGCCAGCGCGCCCAG belongs to Paraburkholderia aromaticivorans and includes:
- a CDS encoding phosphotransferase family protein; protein product: MTNSGWQAAVDLERLTQWMDAAQLESGPIVDANPLTGGTQNILLRFRRGAREFVLRRPPLHARPEVRATIAREARVLGALAETAVPHPKLFGACVDDTVLGAPFYLMAPVEGFNASAAALPTFHAQPQAQERMGYSMVDALLRLGEVDPLAVGLGDFGKPQGFLERQVARWRSQLEHYQVHAGWPGPASLPGVVEVAEWLEANRPAPSRTGILHGDFHLANVMFRNDSAELAAIIDWELATVGDPLLDLGWLVATWPDAEGQGAGTIRVTPWLGFPGAAKLVDYYRERSDRDLSAIDWYVVLARFKLGILLEGSYARSCAGQSSTELGGKHHASAVRLLGQAKDLIAQLA